The DNA window AGAGGGCCTTGCATATCGGCTTTAAAATCCTGTAGCTTATCCCCATAAGAGGCGCAACATAGGATGCTTGAAACTTATCTTCAATCCGCCTCATGTCAGAAAGTTCTAATCTAGGGCTTCTGTCGTCTCTTCTGGTTCCATCTGCTATAATGTCAACAGTTACATCTTCCAAAAAAGACTCAATGACCCATTTGTGGAGAAAGGTGATGCCGTCATTTGCAAATCCATCCTTTTCAATTCTATCGACGGATTTTTCAAGCAACTCTCTATCGATTTCAAAAACTTTGAAAGGAAATTCAAGCGCTTTTGCAGTTTCTTCTGCATATTTCCAGTTTGAATTTATGCCAAAAGTTATAGTGTAATTTGTAATCTCGCAGGGAAGTATCTTCTTTAGAAAAATATTAGTAAGGGAGGAATCTTTCCCCCCGGAAAATAAGACAGCCGTTTCCATAACGACTAAATCCTTCTAATTCTAAACTCCTTCTTGTTGCTCATAAGAGCTCTTTCGAGGATCTGTTTTAGCATCGCGTCATCGACTTGCTTTGTGATTTTTCCTTGTTGGTAAAGCTGAATCAATAGAAGTTCTATCTGTTCCCCTTCCTCCTTTCTTGCCATCTTGACTCTTGTAAGTCTTTCTCTGGCTTCAGGCGTAAGAAGGGCACGCATTATTTGCTGCTTCTGAATCTCAAATTCCATCTTCTGCTGTCTAGCCTGTTCATTATCTACCGCTTGCTGTTGAAGTTCTTCTAACTTCTTCCTCTTTATGGCTTCAGCATCATCTGGCAAAAAATCACTTTATTAATATTTATTTAGTTCAGGAATATCTGCTGCTATTCGGGTTTTAATCTCAGATGCCTTCTTGTCAAGAAGAGACATACCTTGTGAAGATATTATTCTTCCCTTTTCAGCTTTCTTTATGTATCCGCCTTTTTCAAGCTGGGAAAAAAGCTTTCTGATAATTGCTCCAGATGACTTTCTAAACTTTTCGGGTTTTACTCCCCTGTTCTTCTTGCCACCGTAGTCGACCCTCAATGTCTCAACACCGACAGGCCCATAAACATATATCTTTCTCATTATAGCGGCTGCTCTAATATACCACCAGTCACTCTGGTCTGGAATTTTCTCTCTTGATGATCCGGTCTTTACAAAAGTTGCCCACTGTGGTGGCGTTAAATTTTTGTCGCTTTTTAGCTCTTCTTTAACACCGTCGATTAACATATCAGCAGGAACGTCAAATACTGTTGTAATAATACTCACCTCTCTTGATATTAAAAAAGCATTATCGTTATGTTTTTAAAGCTTTTTGGTATCCTAGGCCGCAAAAGCTATAAATGATTTATTAGATACATTTAGAATATGTATTTTAAGAATACTGGGTATCTCAAAGAATGGGCAGAACTAAATGCCATTGCTTTGGTTCTTGGTATTTTTGCAGGCCTTGGAGCTATTATATTCGGTAAAATGATTGAATTCAGCAAACATTTTTTTGAGATCGTATTCCAAAGAGGTTTTTTTGGTGCATTAAGTATTATAATTATCCCCGCAATCGGTGGCGCAATTGTTGGCCCTATTATCTACAAATACTGTAGTGAATCTAAAGGTCATGGGATACCAGAGGTCATATATGCAGTTAAGGCCAAGAATAGTAATATCAGAAAAAGGGTTGCATTTTTCAAAACTATTGTATCTTCAATAACTATTGGAAGTGGTGGTAGTGCCGGAAGAGAGGGGCCAATTGCCCAAATAGGCGCCTCGATGGGTTCAACTTTTGGTCAATTTTTCAAATTTGATGAAAGGAAAAAAAGAATTTTAGTGGTAAGCGGGCTTTCTTCGGGTGTGGCTGCAGCTTTTAATGCTCCTCTTGGTGGAACTATATTTGGGCTTGAACTAATACTTGCTGATTTCTCTCCGATAAGTGTGATTCCCATAGCATTATCTTCTGTCATATCTGTTAGCATTGCAAGAACCGTTCTAGGTCCTGAATCTGCAATTAATGCTGCTTCCTTCGCTTTCAATCCTGCCGAAATACCTTTTTATATGCTTTTAGGGGCAATTATGGGAATTGTTTCATTTTTTTATATCAAGGCGTTCTATTTCTTTGAAGACTCTTTTGACAAGATGAAA is part of the Methanofastidiosum sp. genome and encodes:
- a CDS encoding 30S ribosomal protein S19e; translation: MTTVFDVPADMLIDGVKEELKSDKNLTPPQWATFVKTGSSREKIPDQSDWWYIRAAAIMRKIYVYGPVGVETLRVDYGGKKNRGVKPEKFRKSSGAIIRKLFSQLEKGGYIKKAEKGRIISSQGMSLLDKKASEIKTRIAADIPELNKY
- a CDS encoding DNA-binding protein, whose amino-acid sequence is MPDDAEAIKRKKLEELQQQAVDNEQARQQKMEFEIQKQQIMRALLTPEARERLTRVKMARKEEGEQIELLLIQLYQQGKITKQVDDAMLKQILERALMSNKKEFRIRRI